Within the Deltaproteobacteria bacterium genome, the region CTGCAAAAACGTTTTCTGACCACTCCCGCCCAGGCCTTCATGTGATGGCCGCTTTTTTCGACCATTCATGACAAATCTGGATCCGTCCTTTCTCGCGGATCGGTGCCGGAATCTGGAAACGGAACTGGCCCGTGTCACCGCCCGCATGCATACCCTGGTGCAGGGCTCGCCTTTGGGTATTTTTTTCGACG harbors:
- a CDS encoding PAS domain-containing protein codes for the protein MTNLDPSFLADRCRNLETELARVTARMHTLVQGSPLGIFFDDAEDNCVFVNQTFCDMMELSLAEALGNGWARTVHPDDLDRL